TCTCCGCCCGCGAGTTTCGTGTCGCGGACACCCAGACGGCCGATTATCCGACAGTCGTCGCGCTGGAGCGCATGGGCCAGCTGGTGCGCGAGCGCAGCCAGGGCCGCCACACCCTTCGCATCTTCCACTCGCGCCAGCTTGGCGAGGAGAAGGAAACGATCGAGCAGACCCGAATCGGTGCCATTGATCTCAACCGGACCAATGTCGCGCCGCTCACCAGTTTCATTCCCGAGGCGAATATCCTCGCCTTGCCGTTCCTGTTCCGCTCGGTGGACCACCTCCACCGTGTGCTGGACGGGCCGATTGGCGAGGAGATCCTGGCGCGTTTCGAGGCCCATGGTCTGATCGGCCTCGCCTTCTACGATTCCGGCGCGCGCTCCATCTACAATTCGGTCCGTCCGGTGAAGACGATCGCCGACCTCAAGGGCCTGCGCATCCGTGTCCAGCAGTCCGACATGATGGTCGACATGATGCGCGCGCTGGGCGCCGACCCGATCGCGCTGCCCTATGGCCAGGTCAATGTCGGACTGACCACCGGCCTCATCCAGGGGGCCGAGAACAACTGGCCCTCCTATGTGACGACCGAGCATTCCCGTGCCGCGCGCTTCCTCACCCTCACCGAACATACGATGAGCCCCGAGGTGCTGGTCATGTCCAAGCGCGCCTGGGAGGGGCTGTCGGATGAGGACAAGCGGATCTTCCGCGAGGCCGCGCGCGAATCCTCGCGGCTGA
This region of Phreatobacter aquaticus genomic DNA includes:
- a CDS encoding TRAP transporter substrate-binding protein, which codes for MVSAWPDMTRSPLVRAMAAAAALFVLGATAVSAREFRVADTQTADYPTVVALERMGQLVRERSQGRHTLRIFHSRQLGEEKETIEQTRIGAIDLNRTNVAPLTSFIPEANILALPFLFRSVDHLHRVLDGPIGEEILARFEAHGLIGLAFYDSGARSIYNSVRPVKTIADLKGLRIRVQQSDMMVDMMRALGADPIALPYGQVNVGLTTGLIQGAENNWPSYVTTEHSRAARFLTLTEHTMSPEVLVMSKRAWEGLSDEDKRIFREAARESSRLMREQWKKLEEQSRDEATRQGVQITTLTDRAPFEQAVAPLLPRYVGAPALAGLVEQIRQAQ